Proteins from a genomic interval of Sparus aurata chromosome 21, fSpaAur1.1, whole genome shotgun sequence:
- the crtc1a gene encoding CREB-regulated transcription coactivator 1 isoform X2 codes for MATSNNPRKFSEKIALHNQKQAEETAAFEEVMKDLSITRAARLQLQKTQYLQLGPNRGQFYGGSLPNVNQIGNGTVDLTFQTSGLDSNRSTRHHGLVDRVYRDRNRITSPHRKPLSVDKHGRQIDSCPYGSVYLSPPPDTSWRRTNSDSALHQSTLTPAQQASFIGGSQELQPKRVLLLTVPGVEAISQEGDDDGQKQDWECKKDILRSKPCKVPGIHIFPSPEQQLTTSLKPAAHNTGGSLPDLTNIQFPPPLPTPLDSDDAAAASFSSSNSTQTLANTQGVNTSQPTVTMEMQPGQDDMVPLILNAGDSHQLSPTSPPLTLSQAAINAMNLEQQLSQYAFFNQQPSSQNHQNQQTGLVQLSSSVNSCSTSDNQQTSSPTNMTIDMNTASSLQQYRSRVGSSANQSPTSPVSNQGFSPGGSPQHNSILGSVFADFYDQQLPSIQASALSQQLEQFNMIETPISSDSLYNQTSTLNYSQALMMGLTAGHCNLQDSQQLGYSNHGNIPNIILTVSGESPPGLPKDLTGTLSTDVSFDIDSQFPLDDLKIDPLTLDGLHMLNDPDMVLADPATEDAFRLDRL; via the exons ATGGCGACTTCGAACAATCCGCGGAAATTCAGCGAGAAAATCGCTTTACATAACCAGAAGCAGGCGGAGGAGACGGCAGCGTTCGAAGAAGTGATGAAGGACCTGAGCATCACCCGGGCAGCGAGG TTACAGTTGCAGAAAACCCAGTATTTGCAGCTGGGGCCGAACCGCGGACAGTTTTATGGAGGATCTTTGCCGAACGTCAATCAGATTGGAAACGGCACCGTCGATTTGACTTTTCAG aCTTCCGGTCTTGACTCGAACAGATCGACACGACACCACGGGTTGGTGGACAGAGTCTACCGGGACCGGAACCGCATCACGTCACCCCACCGAAAGCCCCTGTCTGTTGACAAACATGGACGCCAG ATTGACAGCTGTCCATATGGCTCAGTGTATCTGTCACCACCACCTGATACCAGCTGGAGGAG GACAAACTCTGACTCAGCACTGCACCAGAGCACATTAACTCCTGCCCAGCAGGCCTCTTTCATCGGAGGGTCGCAGGAGCTGCAGCCAAAACGGG TTCTCCTGCTCACTGTACCAGGTGTTGAAGCAATTTCACAAgagggtgatgatgatggacAAAAACAGGACTGGGAGTGCAAAAAG GACATTTTAAGGTCCAAGCCCTGCAAAGTTCCAGGGATCCA CATATTTCCGTCTCCGGAGCAGCAGTTGACCACTTCACTAAAACCAGCAGCCCACAACACTGGCGGCTCTCTTCCTGACCTGACCAACATCCAGTTCCCTCCTCCGCTGCCCACCCCGCTCGACTCAGATGATGCAGCAGCCGCCTCGTTCAGCTCCTCCAACAGCACACAGACCCTGGCCAACACGCAAG GAGTGAACACGTCTCAGCCCACAGTAACCATGGAAATGCAGCCTGGGCAGGACGACATGGTTCCTCTTATCCTGAATGCAGGAGACTCCCACCAGCTCTCCCCGACGTCTCcacctctcactctctctcag GCGGCCATCAACGCCATGAACCTCGAGCAGCAGCTGTCCCAGTATGCCTTCTTCAACCAGCAGCCGTCGTCCCAGAACCACCAGAACCAGCAA ACTGGTCTGGTCCAGCTGTCGTCCTCGGTGAACTCCTGCTCCACGTCAGACAACCAGCAGACGTCCTCGCCAACCAACATGACCATAGACATGAACACG GCCTCCTCCCTCCAACAGTACCGCAGTAGGGTCGGATCCTCTGCCAATCAGTCTCCGACCTCCCCCGTCTCCAATCAAGGCTTCTCACCTGGAGGCTCGCCTCAA catAACTCCATACTGGGCAGCGTGTTTGCAGACTTCTACGACCAGCAGCTGCCGTCCATTCAGGCCAGCGCTCTCTCACAACAG CTGGAGCAGTTCAACATGATCGAAACCCCCATCAGCTCCGACAGCCTGTACAACCAGACCTCCACCCTCAACTACTCCCAGGCGCTTATGATGGGCTTGACTGCCGGCCATTGCAACCTGCAGGACTCGCAGCAGCTGGGCTacagtaaccatggcaacatcCCCAACATCATCCTCACAG TGAGTGGAGAGTCTCCCCCCGGCCTGCCCAAGGACCTGACTGGAACACTGTCCACAGACGTCAGCTTCGACATCGACTCCCAGTTCCCGCTGGACGATCTTAAAATCGACCCGCTGACGCTCGACGGCCTGCACATGCTCAATGACCCGGACATGGTCCTTGCCGACCCCGCCACGGAGGACGCGTTCCGCCTCGACCGGCTCTAA
- the crtc1a gene encoding CREB-regulated transcription coactivator 1 isoform X4, whose translation MATSNNPRKFSEKIALHNQKQAEETAAFEEVMKDLSITRAARLQLQKTQYLQLGPNRGQFYGGSLPNVNQIGNGTVDLTFQTSGLDSNRSTRHHGLVDRVYRDRNRITSPHRKPLSVDKHGRQIDSCPYGSVYLSPPPDTSWRRTNSDSALHQSTLTPAQQASFIGGSQELQPKRVLLLTVPGVEAISQEGDDDGQKQDWECKKDILRSKPCKVPGIHIFPSPEQQLTTSLKPAAHNTGGSLPDLTNIQFPPPLPTPLDSDDAAAASFSSSNSTQTLANTQGVNTSQPTVTMEMQPGQDDMVPLILNAGDSHQLSPTSPPLTLSQAAINAMNLEQQLSQYAFFNQQPSSQNHQNQQTGLVQLSSSVNSCSTSDNQQTSSPTNMTIDMNTHNSILGSVFADFYDQQLPSIQASALSQQLEQFNMIETPISSDSLYNQTSTLNYSQALMMGLTAGHCNLQDSQQLGYSNHGNIPNIILTVSGESPPGLPKDLTGTLSTDVSFDIDSQFPLDDLKIDPLTLDGLHMLNDPDMVLADPATEDAFRLDRL comes from the exons ATGGCGACTTCGAACAATCCGCGGAAATTCAGCGAGAAAATCGCTTTACATAACCAGAAGCAGGCGGAGGAGACGGCAGCGTTCGAAGAAGTGATGAAGGACCTGAGCATCACCCGGGCAGCGAGG TTACAGTTGCAGAAAACCCAGTATTTGCAGCTGGGGCCGAACCGCGGACAGTTTTATGGAGGATCTTTGCCGAACGTCAATCAGATTGGAAACGGCACCGTCGATTTGACTTTTCAG aCTTCCGGTCTTGACTCGAACAGATCGACACGACACCACGGGTTGGTGGACAGAGTCTACCGGGACCGGAACCGCATCACGTCACCCCACCGAAAGCCCCTGTCTGTTGACAAACATGGACGCCAG ATTGACAGCTGTCCATATGGCTCAGTGTATCTGTCACCACCACCTGATACCAGCTGGAGGAG GACAAACTCTGACTCAGCACTGCACCAGAGCACATTAACTCCTGCCCAGCAGGCCTCTTTCATCGGAGGGTCGCAGGAGCTGCAGCCAAAACGGG TTCTCCTGCTCACTGTACCAGGTGTTGAAGCAATTTCACAAgagggtgatgatgatggacAAAAACAGGACTGGGAGTGCAAAAAG GACATTTTAAGGTCCAAGCCCTGCAAAGTTCCAGGGATCCA CATATTTCCGTCTCCGGAGCAGCAGTTGACCACTTCACTAAAACCAGCAGCCCACAACACTGGCGGCTCTCTTCCTGACCTGACCAACATCCAGTTCCCTCCTCCGCTGCCCACCCCGCTCGACTCAGATGATGCAGCAGCCGCCTCGTTCAGCTCCTCCAACAGCACACAGACCCTGGCCAACACGCAAG GAGTGAACACGTCTCAGCCCACAGTAACCATGGAAATGCAGCCTGGGCAGGACGACATGGTTCCTCTTATCCTGAATGCAGGAGACTCCCACCAGCTCTCCCCGACGTCTCcacctctcactctctctcag GCGGCCATCAACGCCATGAACCTCGAGCAGCAGCTGTCCCAGTATGCCTTCTTCAACCAGCAGCCGTCGTCCCAGAACCACCAGAACCAGCAA ACTGGTCTGGTCCAGCTGTCGTCCTCGGTGAACTCCTGCTCCACGTCAGACAACCAGCAGACGTCCTCGCCAACCAACATGACCATAGACATGAACACG catAACTCCATACTGGGCAGCGTGTTTGCAGACTTCTACGACCAGCAGCTGCCGTCCATTCAGGCCAGCGCTCTCTCACAACAG CTGGAGCAGTTCAACATGATCGAAACCCCCATCAGCTCCGACAGCCTGTACAACCAGACCTCCACCCTCAACTACTCCCAGGCGCTTATGATGGGCTTGACTGCCGGCCATTGCAACCTGCAGGACTCGCAGCAGCTGGGCTacagtaaccatggcaacatcCCCAACATCATCCTCACAG TGAGTGGAGAGTCTCCCCCCGGCCTGCCCAAGGACCTGACTGGAACACTGTCCACAGACGTCAGCTTCGACATCGACTCCCAGTTCCCGCTGGACGATCTTAAAATCGACCCGCTGACGCTCGACGGCCTGCACATGCTCAATGACCCGGACATGGTCCTTGCCGACCCCGCCACGGAGGACGCGTTCCGCCTCGACCGGCTCTAA
- the crtc1a gene encoding CREB-regulated transcription coactivator 1 isoform X3: MATSNNPRKFSEKIALHNQKQAEETAAFEEVMKDLSITRAARLQLQKTQYLQLGPNRGQFYGGSLPNVNQIGNGTVDLTFQTSGLDSNRSTRHHGLVDRVYRDRNRITSPHRKPLSVDKHGRQIDSCPYGSVYLSPPPDTSWRRTNSDSALHQSTLTPAQQASFIGGSQELQPKRVLLLTVPGVEAISQEGDDDGQKQDWECKKDILRSKPCKVPGIHIFPSPEQQLTTSLKPAAHNTGGSLPDLTNIQFPPPLPTPLDSDDAAAASFSSSNSTQTLANTQGVNTSQPTVTMEMQPGQDDMVPLILNAGDSHQLSPTSPPLTLSQAAINAMNLEQQLSQYAFFNQQPSSQNHQNQQQTGLVQLSSSVNSCSTSDNQQTSSPTNMTIDMNTHNSILGSVFADFYDQQLPSIQASALSQQLEQFNMIETPISSDSLYNQTSTLNYSQALMMGLTAGHCNLQDSQQLGYSNHGNIPNIILTVSGESPPGLPKDLTGTLSTDVSFDIDSQFPLDDLKIDPLTLDGLHMLNDPDMVLADPATEDAFRLDRL, translated from the exons ATGGCGACTTCGAACAATCCGCGGAAATTCAGCGAGAAAATCGCTTTACATAACCAGAAGCAGGCGGAGGAGACGGCAGCGTTCGAAGAAGTGATGAAGGACCTGAGCATCACCCGGGCAGCGAGG TTACAGTTGCAGAAAACCCAGTATTTGCAGCTGGGGCCGAACCGCGGACAGTTTTATGGAGGATCTTTGCCGAACGTCAATCAGATTGGAAACGGCACCGTCGATTTGACTTTTCAG aCTTCCGGTCTTGACTCGAACAGATCGACACGACACCACGGGTTGGTGGACAGAGTCTACCGGGACCGGAACCGCATCACGTCACCCCACCGAAAGCCCCTGTCTGTTGACAAACATGGACGCCAG ATTGACAGCTGTCCATATGGCTCAGTGTATCTGTCACCACCACCTGATACCAGCTGGAGGAG GACAAACTCTGACTCAGCACTGCACCAGAGCACATTAACTCCTGCCCAGCAGGCCTCTTTCATCGGAGGGTCGCAGGAGCTGCAGCCAAAACGGG TTCTCCTGCTCACTGTACCAGGTGTTGAAGCAATTTCACAAgagggtgatgatgatggacAAAAACAGGACTGGGAGTGCAAAAAG GACATTTTAAGGTCCAAGCCCTGCAAAGTTCCAGGGATCCA CATATTTCCGTCTCCGGAGCAGCAGTTGACCACTTCACTAAAACCAGCAGCCCACAACACTGGCGGCTCTCTTCCTGACCTGACCAACATCCAGTTCCCTCCTCCGCTGCCCACCCCGCTCGACTCAGATGATGCAGCAGCCGCCTCGTTCAGCTCCTCCAACAGCACACAGACCCTGGCCAACACGCAAG GAGTGAACACGTCTCAGCCCACAGTAACCATGGAAATGCAGCCTGGGCAGGACGACATGGTTCCTCTTATCCTGAATGCAGGAGACTCCCACCAGCTCTCCCCGACGTCTCcacctctcactctctctcag GCGGCCATCAACGCCATGAACCTCGAGCAGCAGCTGTCCCAGTATGCCTTCTTCAACCAGCAGCCGTCGTCCCAGAACCACCAGAACCAGCAA CAGACTGGTCTGGTCCAGCTGTCGTCCTCGGTGAACTCCTGCTCCACGTCAGACAACCAGCAGACGTCCTCGCCAACCAACATGACCATAGACATGAACACG catAACTCCATACTGGGCAGCGTGTTTGCAGACTTCTACGACCAGCAGCTGCCGTCCATTCAGGCCAGCGCTCTCTCACAACAG CTGGAGCAGTTCAACATGATCGAAACCCCCATCAGCTCCGACAGCCTGTACAACCAGACCTCCACCCTCAACTACTCCCAGGCGCTTATGATGGGCTTGACTGCCGGCCATTGCAACCTGCAGGACTCGCAGCAGCTGGGCTacagtaaccatggcaacatcCCCAACATCATCCTCACAG TGAGTGGAGAGTCTCCCCCCGGCCTGCCCAAGGACCTGACTGGAACACTGTCCACAGACGTCAGCTTCGACATCGACTCCCAGTTCCCGCTGGACGATCTTAAAATCGACCCGCTGACGCTCGACGGCCTGCACATGCTCAATGACCCGGACATGGTCCTTGCCGACCCCGCCACGGAGGACGCGTTCCGCCTCGACCGGCTCTAA
- the crtc1a gene encoding CREB-regulated transcription coactivator 1 isoform X1: MATSNNPRKFSEKIALHNQKQAEETAAFEEVMKDLSITRAARLQLQKTQYLQLGPNRGQFYGGSLPNVNQIGNGTVDLTFQTSGLDSNRSTRHHGLVDRVYRDRNRITSPHRKPLSVDKHGRQIDSCPYGSVYLSPPPDTSWRRTNSDSALHQSTLTPAQQASFIGGSQELQPKRVLLLTVPGVEAISQEGDDDGQKQDWECKKDILRSKPCKVPGIHIFPSPEQQLTTSLKPAAHNTGGSLPDLTNIQFPPPLPTPLDSDDAAAASFSSSNSTQTLANTQGVNTSQPTVTMEMQPGQDDMVPLILNAGDSHQLSPTSPPLTLSQAAINAMNLEQQLSQYAFFNQQPSSQNHQNQQQTGLVQLSSSVNSCSTSDNQQTSSPTNMTIDMNTASSLQQYRSRVGSSANQSPTSPVSNQGFSPGGSPQHNSILGSVFADFYDQQLPSIQASALSQQLEQFNMIETPISSDSLYNQTSTLNYSQALMMGLTAGHCNLQDSQQLGYSNHGNIPNIILTVSGESPPGLPKDLTGTLSTDVSFDIDSQFPLDDLKIDPLTLDGLHMLNDPDMVLADPATEDAFRLDRL; this comes from the exons ATGGCGACTTCGAACAATCCGCGGAAATTCAGCGAGAAAATCGCTTTACATAACCAGAAGCAGGCGGAGGAGACGGCAGCGTTCGAAGAAGTGATGAAGGACCTGAGCATCACCCGGGCAGCGAGG TTACAGTTGCAGAAAACCCAGTATTTGCAGCTGGGGCCGAACCGCGGACAGTTTTATGGAGGATCTTTGCCGAACGTCAATCAGATTGGAAACGGCACCGTCGATTTGACTTTTCAG aCTTCCGGTCTTGACTCGAACAGATCGACACGACACCACGGGTTGGTGGACAGAGTCTACCGGGACCGGAACCGCATCACGTCACCCCACCGAAAGCCCCTGTCTGTTGACAAACATGGACGCCAG ATTGACAGCTGTCCATATGGCTCAGTGTATCTGTCACCACCACCTGATACCAGCTGGAGGAG GACAAACTCTGACTCAGCACTGCACCAGAGCACATTAACTCCTGCCCAGCAGGCCTCTTTCATCGGAGGGTCGCAGGAGCTGCAGCCAAAACGGG TTCTCCTGCTCACTGTACCAGGTGTTGAAGCAATTTCACAAgagggtgatgatgatggacAAAAACAGGACTGGGAGTGCAAAAAG GACATTTTAAGGTCCAAGCCCTGCAAAGTTCCAGGGATCCA CATATTTCCGTCTCCGGAGCAGCAGTTGACCACTTCACTAAAACCAGCAGCCCACAACACTGGCGGCTCTCTTCCTGACCTGACCAACATCCAGTTCCCTCCTCCGCTGCCCACCCCGCTCGACTCAGATGATGCAGCAGCCGCCTCGTTCAGCTCCTCCAACAGCACACAGACCCTGGCCAACACGCAAG GAGTGAACACGTCTCAGCCCACAGTAACCATGGAAATGCAGCCTGGGCAGGACGACATGGTTCCTCTTATCCTGAATGCAGGAGACTCCCACCAGCTCTCCCCGACGTCTCcacctctcactctctctcag GCGGCCATCAACGCCATGAACCTCGAGCAGCAGCTGTCCCAGTATGCCTTCTTCAACCAGCAGCCGTCGTCCCAGAACCACCAGAACCAGCAA CAGACTGGTCTGGTCCAGCTGTCGTCCTCGGTGAACTCCTGCTCCACGTCAGACAACCAGCAGACGTCCTCGCCAACCAACATGACCATAGACATGAACACG GCCTCCTCCCTCCAACAGTACCGCAGTAGGGTCGGATCCTCTGCCAATCAGTCTCCGACCTCCCCCGTCTCCAATCAAGGCTTCTCACCTGGAGGCTCGCCTCAA catAACTCCATACTGGGCAGCGTGTTTGCAGACTTCTACGACCAGCAGCTGCCGTCCATTCAGGCCAGCGCTCTCTCACAACAG CTGGAGCAGTTCAACATGATCGAAACCCCCATCAGCTCCGACAGCCTGTACAACCAGACCTCCACCCTCAACTACTCCCAGGCGCTTATGATGGGCTTGACTGCCGGCCATTGCAACCTGCAGGACTCGCAGCAGCTGGGCTacagtaaccatggcaacatcCCCAACATCATCCTCACAG TGAGTGGAGAGTCTCCCCCCGGCCTGCCCAAGGACCTGACTGGAACACTGTCCACAGACGTCAGCTTCGACATCGACTCCCAGTTCCCGCTGGACGATCTTAAAATCGACCCGCTGACGCTCGACGGCCTGCACATGCTCAATGACCCGGACATGGTCCTTGCCGACCCCGCCACGGAGGACGCGTTCCGCCTCGACCGGCTCTAA
- the LOC115572344 gene encoding uncharacterized protein LOC115572344 gives MSEASLIMTSNETCVIDENGSCQVKVDVPSFSAGLAVGLTLFVLLLVIVSGVLVFRYRRPIMNILPFRHRRSQKKEDCTETPEADSHQYIDLSREQSTAQAPIYENLSTTRYNKSTVKQSASTSETEEDLYLQCDMPDDAIYSNDPACNLSILSHSQEEDVYVVPDS, from the exons ATGTCGGAGGCTTCTTTG ATCATGACTAGCAATGAAACCTGTGTCATTGATGAAAATGGCTCCTGTCAGGTCAAAGTGGACGTGCCCAGCTTTTCTGCAGGTCTGGCGGTGGGCTTGACCCTCTTCGTCCTGCTTCTTGTGATCGTATCTGGTGTACTTGTGTTCAGATACCGCAGGCCAATCATGAACATTTTGCCATTCAGACACAGAAGAAGCCAGAAGAAAGAGGACTGTACAGAGACACCTGAAGCTGATTCCCATCAGTACATCGATCTGAGCAGAGAACAATCAACAGCACAGGCTCCTATTTATGAAAACTTGTCCACTACTAGATACAACAAGTCTACAGTAAAGCAGAGCGC GTCGACCAGTGAAACGGAGGAGGATTTGTATTTGCAGTGTGACATGCCAGATGACGCAATATACAGCAATGATCCAGCGTGCAACCTCTCCATCCTCTCACACTCCCAAGAGGAAGACGTGTATGTTGTGCCAGATTCATGA
- the gdf15 gene encoding growth/differentiation factor 15 — MDKAYPVSSSTLTANLPGRLTMLGSLSLHRLVSCTLLLLVLSSGESRPHKDAPDVDGQRILLMEAVKMGILSSLGMDREPRPAQKASEEELRKMYQLYKEKLRELRGNTSRTIEETWQSNMSTVLFPATVEPMKTRRKGEQTQSGHRLQWYRAVFHKNPNIQDELTLTRAELKISRQVLDKSISVQPEVRQEIKVKVNRMKPMNSPVRANVSETQEVMLDISPEVDNWIRTEGMQALIVDVGIAVVGEDALKSNPSISLELGLLKPEPARRSKRSNKEDECDEEGWCCRKSIIVSFKDIGWQDWVVAPAEYTMHFCDGTCPHNYKPASMHTQVKSRLHQLTKGGTPRPCCVPAAYEPMVLMHYDSRGKLKLTPFDDLIVSKCHCA, encoded by the exons ATGGACAAAGCCTATCCAGTGAGCTCCAGCACTCTCACAGCAAACCTACCTGGCAGGCTCACCATGCTCGGATCACTCTCACTCCACCGGCTCGTCTCCTGCACCCTGCTACTTCTCGTCCTCAGCTCAGGGGAGAGCCGGCCTCACAAAGACGCACCTGATGTGGACGGCCAGAGGATCCTGCTCATGGAGGCCGTGAAGATGGGGATCCTCAGCTCATTGGGGATGGACAGGGAGCCCAGGCCAGCCCAAAAAGCCtcggaggaggagctgaggaagaTGTATCAACTCTACAAGGAGAAACTGAGAGAGCTCAGAGGAAACACCAGCCGGACGATAGAGGAAACCTGGCAATCCAACATGTCTACTGTGCTCTTTCCAGCTACAG tggAGCCGATGAAAACACGTCGGAAGGGAGAACAGACGCAGTCAGGTCATCGCTTGCAGTGGTACAGAGCTGTTTTCCATAAGAACCCCAATATCCAGGATGAGCTGACACTCACTCGGGCCGAACTGAAGATTTCCAGGCAGGTTTTAGACAAATCCATTTCAGTTCAGCCTGAGGTGAGACAAGAGATTAAAGTTAAAGTCAACAGGATGAAGCCGATGAACTCACCAGTTCGTGCCAATGTGTCAGAAACTCAAGAAGTGATGCTGGACATCAGCCCTGAGGTGGACAACTGGATTAGGACTGAAGGTATGCAGGCACTGATTGTGGACGTAGGCATAGCTGTGGTTGGAGAAGACGCCCTCAAGTCAAATCCATCTATCTCTCTGGAATTGGGCCTCCTAAAGCCTGAACCAGCCCGCAGGTCGAAGCGCTCCAACAAGGAGGACGAATGCGACGAAGAAGGATGGTGCTGCCGGAAGTCCATCATTGTGTCCTTCAAAGACATCGGCTGGCAGGACTGGGTGGTGGCCCCGGCTGAGTACACCATGCATTTCTGTGACGGCACCTGCCCACACAACTACAAGCCTgccagcatgcacacacaggtgAAGTCTCGGCTGCACCAGCTCACCAAAGGAGGCACTCCTCGGCCCTGCTGCGTGCCGGCCGCCTACGAGCCCATGGTCCTCATGCACTATGACAGCAGGGGAAAGTTGAAGCTGACGCCATTCGACGACCTGATTGTCAGCAAATGTCACTGTGCCTGA